The Alosa sapidissima isolate fAloSap1 chromosome 8, fAloSap1.pri, whole genome shotgun sequence genome contains a region encoding:
- the lix1 gene encoding protein limb expression 1 homolog, translated as MSAPHLQDDKVFKDLNVVAMLHQFWEQKQVKGASVHPENLVIYESSISPVPPFVCYVTLPGGSCFGNFQDCYTKAEARRDAARIALMNSMFNELPSRRITPDFITRSLQEAVATTNGCVEDASDPSTSIGSYCLMLQSNTGKTMLEFQEIMTMFQILHWNGSLKAFRERKCSRQNVINYYSQHRLDECTRSHMVLDWIVREQQAPGLVAQELQVALQELEEARRSGRELRFYKEKKEILSIALSQAYSEQLEYSPDGDRWSHAEPDPDYFRHNRQPSQESSLTDQTESYEFYSQENINDRESLG; from the exons TGAACGTTGTGGCAATGCTTCATCAGTTTTGGGAGCAGAAGCAGGTGAAGGGGGCCTCCGTCCACCCAGAGAATCTAGTCATCTATGAATCCTCCATCTCCCCGGTGCCCCCTTTCGTCTGTTATGTCACACTGCCAGGCGGGAGCTGCTTTGGTAATTTTCAG GACTGTTACACCAAGGCAGAGGCGAGGCGGGATGCTGCCCGAATCGCCCTGATGAACTCCATGTTCAATGAGCTGCCCTCACGCAGGATCACCCCAGACTTTATCACAAGAAGCCTCCAGGAGGCTGTGGCTACTACCAAT GGGTGTGTTGAAGATGCCTCAGATCCCAGCACAAGTATCGGATCCTACTGTCTTATGCTCCAATCAAATACTGGAAAAACAATGCTGGAATTTCAG GAGATCATGACGATGTTTCAGATTCTGCATTGGAATGGGTCACTAAAGGCATTTCGCGAAAGAAAATGTAGCCGCCAG AACGTCATAAACTACTACTCGCAGCACCGTCTGGACGAGTGCACACGGAGCCACATGGTGCTGGACTGGATTGTGCGGGAGCAGCAGGCGCCCGGCCTGGTGGCCCAGGAGCTCCAGGTGGCCCtgcaggagctggaggaggccaGGCGCTCGGGCCGCGAGCTGCGCTTCTacaaggagaagaaagagatccTGAGCATCGCCCTGAGTCAGGCCTACAGCGAGCAGCTGGAGTACAGCCCTGATGGGGACCGGTGGTCTCATGCAGAGCCAGATCCAGATTATTTCAGACATAACAGACAACCGAGCCAGGAGAGCAGCCTGACAGATCAAACTGAAAGCTACGAATTCTACTCCCAAGAAAATATAAACGACAGAGAATCTCTCGGTTGA